In Methanocellales archaeon, a single window of DNA contains:
- the cobA gene encoding uroporphyrinogen-III C-methyltransferase, translated as MKKPSKGYEGRVYLVGAGPGDPELLTKKAEQILKEADVILYDQLVGDKIIKSLPAGAELIDVGKDAHLHKFEQDEINQMLIKYVREGRTVVRLKGGDPYLFGRGGEEAGALAASGIKVMIVPGITSAMAAPAYAGIPLTHRDYASMVTFITGHESAKEALAIDWGLLAKLKGTLVILMGVKNLQRNVDELLKNGKDPKTPVALIERGTTEEERITVGTLDNIVDIAKKVGVKPPAVMVIGDVVKLRKRMG; from the coding sequence TTGAAGAAACCATCAAAAGGATACGAGGGTAGGGTCTATCTGGTCGGTGCTGGACCAGGCGACCCTGAATTGCTCACGAAAAAAGCGGAACAAATCCTCAAAGAAGCTGATGTTATCCTGTACGATCAATTGGTCGGAGATAAGATAATCAAATCACTCCCTGCTGGAGCTGAGTTAATCGACGTTGGTAAAGATGCACACCTTCATAAATTCGAACAGGATGAGATAAATCAGATGCTGATCAAATATGTAAGAGAGGGTCGTACAGTCGTAAGACTCAAGGGTGGAGATCCTTATCTGTTTGGTAGGGGGGGAGAAGAAGCGGGGGCATTAGCTGCATCTGGGATAAAAGTTATGATCGTTCCTGGCATCACATCTGCCATGGCCGCACCTGCTTATGCTGGCATTCCACTAACACATCGCGATTATGCATCGATGGTGACGTTCATCACTGGACACGAATCAGCAAAGGAAGCATTGGCGATAGATTGGGGCCTACTGGCAAAATTGAAGGGAACTCTTGTAATCTTGATGGGCGTGAAAAATCTTCAGCGCAACGTAGATGAGTTGTTAAAAAATGGCAAGGACCCGAAGACGCCAGTTGCTTTGATCGAGCGAGGTACAACGGAGGAGGAGAGAATTACTGTGGGAACCTTGGATAACATCGTTGATATTGCGAAAAAGGTAGGTGTAAAACCACCCGCAGTTATGGTCATCGGCGACGTAGTCAAGCTGCGCAAGAGGATGGGATGA
- a CDS encoding radical SAM protein has product MDHNVIIFSKVLADKGTVWDALRAKEMAASKAPDDLIRFSSETKPVVMWNITRECNLRCDHCYASAAPAPHPNELTLVEGVRLIDELAESSIPMLIFTGGEPLASKNFFPWVHHAKDVGLRTVLSTNGTLITPEIAQKLRDADIRYVGVSIDAVTPEIHDRFRGVQGAWKMAMDGLKNAMDVGLRTGFRITITRDNWGQVPALLKLAVQMNVPRFCLYHLVPTGRGENIAVQDITKAQRVEVLRHLYDKAIELRDKEIEILTTDSPMDGVYILERLKKEDPERVDVVRKLLKISGGCSMGNKVANVDYLGNVNPCHFAPHKTVGNLQKQTFNEIWNENPCELLCKLRRKEEFLKGNCGVCDYKDVCGGCRQKAWFFKDDFLEEDPTCIYNPMTKRIEI; this is encoded by the coding sequence TTGGATCATAACGTGATCATATTCTCGAAGGTCTTAGCAGACAAGGGAACGGTATGGGATGCTCTACGAGCGAAAGAAATGGCTGCATCAAAAGCTCCAGATGATCTCATCAGATTCTCATCTGAGACCAAGCCAGTGGTGATGTGGAATATCACACGAGAGTGCAACCTTAGATGCGATCACTGCTACGCCAGTGCAGCGCCTGCTCCACATCCTAATGAATTGACGCTGGTTGAAGGCGTTCGATTGATTGATGAACTCGCTGAGTCAAGTATTCCAATGCTCATCTTTACAGGAGGAGAGCCGCTTGCGAGCAAGAATTTTTTTCCTTGGGTTCATCACGCAAAAGATGTGGGGTTGCGTACTGTCCTTTCGACTAATGGTACGTTGATCACGCCAGAGATTGCGCAAAAATTGAGGGATGCAGATATACGTTATGTGGGAGTCAGCATCGACGCAGTAACGCCAGAGATTCACGATAGATTTAGGGGCGTCCAAGGCGCCTGGAAGATGGCGATGGATGGACTAAAGAATGCGATGGATGTTGGATTGAGAACAGGCTTCAGAATCACTATCACCAGAGATAACTGGGGTCAGGTACCTGCGCTGCTGAAGTTGGCGGTACAAATGAACGTACCTCGCTTTTGCCTGTATCATCTGGTGCCAACTGGAAGAGGTGAAAACATCGCAGTACAGGATATCACGAAGGCACAGAGGGTGGAGGTACTCAGACACCTATATGATAAGGCCATCGAGCTAAGGGATAAAGAGATCGAAATACTGACCACTGACTCGCCGATGGATGGCGTTTACATTTTAGAGAGGCTCAAGAAAGAAGACCCAGAGCGCGTGGATGTTGTGAGGAAGTTGCTGAAGATCTCGGGGGGGTGCTCTATGGGGAACAAGGTTGCAAACGTCGATTACCTTGGAAACGTCAACCCATGCCATTTTGCTCCTCATAAGACAGTAGGAAATCTTCAGAAGCAGACGTTCAATGAAATTTGGAATGAAAATCCATGCGAATTACTGTGCAAGTTACGCAGAAAAGAAGAGTTTCTAAAGGGCAACTGTGGAGTCTGCGATTATAAGGACGTATGCGGAGGCTGCAGGCAGAAAGCATGGTTCTTCAAGGATGACTTCCTAGAAGAAGATCCCACGTGCATCTACAATCCAATGACGAAGAGGATTGAAATATGA
- a CDS encoding CBS domain-containing protein, with the protein MTNIGDVMREKVVTVDENSTVETACKIMGERHIGSVVVTHKDKPYGIFTERDLLSKVITKGADIKKVKVKDFTSEPIVTISPDFHIREAARIMADLKIKRLLVMKDEKIIGIFTAADLADFIAKSTL; encoded by the coding sequence ATGACGAATATCGGAGATGTAATGCGGGAGAAAGTGGTCACAGTTGACGAGAACAGTACTGTGGAAACAGCATGCAAGATCATGGGCGAAAGGCACATAGGGAGCGTTGTAGTAACACACAAAGATAAACCCTATGGGATATTCACTGAGCGGGATTTGCTATCAAAAGTCATCACAAAAGGAGCAGATATAAAAAAGGTGAAGGTCAAGGATTTTACATCAGAGCCCATAGTTACCATAAGCCCGGATTTTCATATTAGAGAGGCTGCCAGGATAATGGCTGATCTGAAAATCAAGAGACTCCTGGTAATGAAAGATGAAAAAATAATCGGGATATTCACTGCCGCGGATTTAGCAGATTTTATCGCAAAGTCCACTCTTTAG
- the hemC gene encoding hydroxymethylbilane synthase: MIIGSRGSALALAQTEIVRALLREKGIESDIRIVKTTGDAFADRPLREFSGFGVFIREIDEMMLEGEIDIAVHSMKDLPTERPKELVMAAVLRRSSPYDALVSDYELDELPRGTVIGTSSMRRKAQLLRLRPDLVIQNIRGNVDTRLRKLRQGDYDAIIVAEAALDRLNLVAEMKRLPFIPSANQGAIAVVAKKDTDAEECIHVLDHRASRIETEVERIILKVLGGGCIVPMGILAQVNDEITVQAEVLSPEGDQYVSIKRSIQVGDYGSAAIEIGTELKNNGGAELIEETIKRIRG, translated from the coding sequence ATGATAATCGGGTCCAGGGGCAGCGCACTTGCACTAGCGCAGACAGAGATTGTGCGTGCATTGCTACGGGAAAAAGGAATCGAATCCGATATAAGGATCGTCAAGACAACTGGTGATGCCTTTGCTGACCGCCCATTGCGAGAGTTCTCTGGTTTTGGCGTCTTCATCAGAGAGATCGATGAGATGATGCTGGAGGGAGAAATAGATATAGCCGTGCATAGCATGAAGGACCTGCCAACTGAACGACCAAAAGAGCTGGTCATGGCTGCGGTTTTACGCCGCAGCTCACCTTATGATGCGCTGGTCAGCGATTACGAGCTCGATGAGCTACCAAGGGGTACAGTTATAGGCACATCCAGCATGAGACGAAAAGCACAATTGCTTCGGCTCAGACCCGATTTGGTCATTCAGAACATCAGAGGCAACGTGGATACCAGGCTGCGAAAATTGCGACAAGGGGACTATGATGCGATCATCGTGGCTGAGGCAGCCCTCGATAGGCTGAACCTCGTTGCAGAGATGAAACGTCTTCCATTCATACCTTCTGCCAACCAAGGGGCAATAGCTGTGGTGGCGAAAAAAGACACAGATGCAGAGGAATGCATTCATGTACTTGATCACAGAGCATCCAGGATAGAGACTGAGGTGGAGCGCATCATCCTCAAAGTTCTAGGTGGTGGCTGCATCGTTCCAATGGGCATCTTGGCCCAAGTCAACGATGAAATCACCGTTCAGGCAGAAGTTCTTTCGCCTGAGGGGGATCAATACGTATCCATCAAACGTTCGATCCAGGTCGGAGACTATGGCTCGGCTGCTATTGAAATAGGAACTGAACTAAAAAATAATGGTGGGGCTGAATTAATTGAAGAAACCATCAAAAGGATACGAGGGTAG
- a CDS encoding uroporphyrinogen-III synthase produces MKIIAITRPKEHLEESAELAKSYGYKVIAASMIELRERGDPEFDVFVQHVLGSEADYVIFTSTNGVRFTLKKAFKVLKKANCTKKFIDALNECKIIAIGPSTQRELEKHGIDVDGMPRTHSSSGIVSMLAPYVKEKKVEVVRSTQGSQLLVKGLRKNGAFVHEVQVYEIISPRDERSRQLIEVALKGEIDVYTFTSTMTVKNFLTIAEELGVRHNIIEKMNERTIAAIGEATATALKKNGVHVDVIPKRFTFKNMLDEIKKVGS; encoded by the coding sequence ATGAAGATCATTGCAATCACACGCCCAAAAGAACATCTAGAGGAGTCCGCTGAGCTAGCCAAATCCTATGGATATAAAGTGATTGCCGCTTCGATGATAGAGCTCCGAGAGAGGGGCGATCCGGAGTTCGATGTCTTCGTCCAACACGTTTTGGGGAGCGAGGCAGATTATGTGATCTTTACCAGCACAAATGGGGTCCGATTTACACTGAAAAAAGCATTTAAAGTCTTGAAAAAAGCAAATTGCACCAAAAAATTCATTGATGCGCTCAACGAGTGCAAGATCATTGCGATCGGTCCTAGTACGCAACGAGAGCTGGAAAAACATGGCATTGATGTAGATGGCATGCCGAGAACACACTCCTCCAGCGGAATCGTATCTATGCTGGCACCGTATGTCAAAGAAAAAAAGGTCGAAGTGGTGCGAAGCACACAAGGAAGCCAACTTCTAGTCAAAGGGCTACGAAAAAACGGCGCCTTTGTTCACGAAGTCCAAGTATATGAAATCATCTCACCGAGGGATGAGCGTTCAAGACAATTGATAGAGGTAGCATTGAAAGGTGAGATCGATGTGTATACGTTCACTAGCACGATGACCGTGAAGAATTTCTTGACCATCGCAGAGGAGCTAGGTGTAAGACATAACATCATCGAAAAAATGAATGAGAGAACCATTGCTGCGATAGGAGAGGCAACTGCAACTGCTCTTAAGAAAAATGGTGTCCATGTGGATGTGATTCCCAAACGATTTACCTTTAAGAACATGTTGGATGAGATAAAAAAGGTTGGATCATAA